A stretch of the Actinoalloteichus fjordicus genome encodes the following:
- a CDS encoding O-methyltransferase, translated as MHGADAEVKNVPVDGRTRDYLVRSCSPPEPALLALAERTASTGESAGMMVPLEQAALLTLLARTCTARTVVDIGTFTGISALALALGVGRGGRVITCDVTDRWAGIAQEHWSRAGVADRIEFHVSSAGRVLRELATGPPVDLVFVDADKMNYPSYCRAAIPLLRQGGLLVIDNVLLDGTVVDPERAAEGLSRACARTLREVNAELSADARLETVMLPIADGLTIARRR; from the coding sequence ATGCACGGCGCCGATGCCGAGGTGAAGAACGTCCCGGTCGACGGCCGGACCCGCGATTATCTGGTCCGTTCGTGCAGTCCGCCGGAGCCGGCGCTGCTGGCCCTGGCCGAACGCACGGCGTCGACGGGCGAGTCCGCCGGGATGATGGTGCCGTTGGAGCAGGCCGCACTGCTCACCCTGTTGGCCAGGACGTGCACCGCCAGGACAGTGGTCGACATCGGCACCTTCACCGGGATCTCCGCGCTGGCGCTCGCGCTCGGCGTCGGCCGAGGCGGCCGGGTGATCACCTGTGATGTGACCGATCGGTGGGCGGGAATCGCCCAGGAGCACTGGAGTCGTGCGGGCGTCGCCGATCGCATCGAGTTTCACGTCAGCTCGGCGGGTCGGGTGCTGCGGGAGCTTGCGACGGGGCCGCCGGTCGACCTGGTGTTCGTCGACGCGGACAAGATGAACTATCCGAGCTACTGCCGGGCGGCGATCCCCCTGCTGCGCCAAGGCGGGCTGCTGGTGATCGACAACGTGCTGCTGGACGGGACCGTGGTCGACCCCGAGCGGGCTGCGGAGGGCCTGTCCCGTGCCTGTGCTCGGACGCTGCGGGAGGTCAACGCCGAGCTCTCCGCCGACGCCAGGTTGGAGACGGTGATGCTTCCCATCGCTGACGGCCTCACCATCGCGCGTCGCCGATGA
- a CDS encoding abortive infection protein, which yields MTRPPGERHRHTDTLSLRGVAYDTGTNFATGQGSLSRAVWSRRRMLDEISLISDQLNCNSVTVYGSDLGRLADTASEVAERGLHVRLQPRLVDRPRTEILEHLAEAARLAESLRAQGADIDMTVGAVHLLFTPGLIEGEQYHERMADIYADAEHHLLTPTGTVDFAAAAPRLDEFLAEAHDVVGRAFGGEVGYSAAPFEDVDWRRFDFIGLMYQYVPVFRTPEQHIAELREYRRWGRPVDIAEFGTATYRGAEHKAFFFWDVVERSGPVPTILDGHVRDEGAQAAYHLRMFDVFEQAGIRAATVSEFIHPTHPHSADPTVDLDMASMALVKTIRTDPADPASDYQVEPKESFHAIADHYAHLGFQTSLRR from the coding sequence ATGACACGGCCACCCGGCGAACGGCATCGCCACACCGACACGCTGTCCCTGCGAGGCGTCGCCTACGACACGGGGACGAACTTCGCGACCGGCCAGGGTTCGCTGTCTCGTGCGGTCTGGAGCAGACGGCGAATGCTCGACGAGATCAGCCTCATCAGCGACCAGCTGAACTGCAACTCGGTCACCGTCTACGGCAGCGACCTCGGCCGCCTCGCCGACACGGCGAGCGAGGTCGCCGAACGCGGCCTGCACGTGCGGCTGCAGCCCCGGCTCGTCGACCGACCGCGCACGGAGATCCTGGAACACCTGGCCGAGGCCGCCCGGCTCGCCGAGTCGCTTCGTGCTCAGGGAGCGGACATCGACATGACGGTCGGCGCCGTCCATCTGCTGTTCACCCCTGGCCTCATCGAGGGCGAGCAGTATCACGAGCGGATGGCCGACATCTACGCCGACGCCGAGCACCACCTGCTCACCCCCACCGGCACCGTCGACTTCGCCGCCGCCGCGCCGCGCCTCGACGAGTTCCTCGCCGAGGCGCACGACGTGGTCGGCAGGGCCTTCGGCGGCGAAGTGGGCTACTCGGCGGCCCCGTTCGAAGACGTCGACTGGCGTCGATTCGACTTCATCGGCCTCATGTACCAGTACGTGCCGGTCTTCCGGACTCCTGAGCAGCACATTGCGGAGCTGCGCGAGTACCGGCGTTGGGGCAGGCCGGTGGACATCGCGGAGTTCGGCACGGCCACCTACCGGGGAGCGGAGCACAAGGCGTTCTTCTTCTGGGACGTGGTCGAGCGGTCCGGGCCCGTGCCCACCATCCTGGACGGCCACGTTCGCGACGAGGGTGCCCAGGCCGCCTACCACCTCAGGATGTTCGACGTCTTCGAGCAGGCGGGCATCAGGGCTGCGACCGTGTCGGAGTTCATCCACCCGACACACCCGCACTCTGCCGATCCGACGGTTGATCTGGACATGGCGAGCATGGCCTTGGTGAAGACGATTCGGACCGATCCCGCCGATCCCGCCTCCGACTACCAGGTGGAGCCGAAGGAGTCCTTCCACGCCATCGCCGACCACTACGCCCACCTGGGCTTCCAGACCTCCCTCCGCCGCTGA